One genomic window of Arthrobacter sp. KBS0703 includes the following:
- the hemQ gene encoding hydrogen peroxide-dependent heme synthase, with protein MSHTPAESVTKTEESAEQFFTLWTVFKRSAEVLRSADAADDFDALIARLAEGGVTHRGSYDVSAMRADADVMVWLHGPRPEALQQAIRDIRRSKLFAGTDLVWSAMGVHREAEFAKNHTPAFSRGVEPAEWLCVYPFVRSYEWYLLPEDERGQMLRDHGMLGRDFPQVISNTVSSFALGDWEWILGLEAPELVDLVDLMRHLRSTEARNHVREEIPFYTGRRITAGEIAEVLA; from the coding sequence ATGAGCCACACTCCTGCCGAATCTGTCACTAAAACCGAAGAATCAGCCGAGCAGTTCTTCACCCTCTGGACCGTATTCAAGCGCTCCGCCGAGGTCCTCCGCAGCGCTGATGCTGCCGACGATTTCGACGCCTTGATTGCGCGCCTGGCCGAGGGCGGAGTGACCCATCGCGGAAGCTACGACGTCTCCGCCATGCGGGCCGACGCTGACGTCATGGTCTGGCTTCACGGGCCAAGGCCCGAGGCCCTGCAGCAAGCCATCCGCGACATCCGCCGCAGCAAGCTCTTCGCGGGAACCGACCTGGTGTGGTCGGCCATGGGCGTCCACCGTGAAGCGGAGTTCGCCAAGAACCACACCCCGGCCTTTTCCCGCGGCGTCGAGCCGGCGGAATGGCTTTGCGTGTACCCCTTCGTCCGGTCCTACGAGTGGTACCTCCTGCCGGAGGACGAGCGTGGCCAGATGCTGCGCGACCACGGCATGCTGGGCCGCGACTTCCCCCAGGTCATTTCCAACACGGTTTCCTCTTTCGCGCTCGGCGACTGGGAATGGATCCTCGGCCTCGAGGCCCCCGAACTCGTTGACCTGGTGGACCTGATGCGCCACCTCCGCTCCACCGAGGCCCGCAACCACGTCCGCGAGGAGATTCCGTTCTACACGGGCCGCCGGATCACCGCCGGGGAGATTGCCGAGGTCCTGGCATGA
- a CDS encoding ferrochelatase: MSPLNPQDPAAVNPVTEAGRMAPKEYDAVLLASFGGPEGQEDVIPFLRNVTRGRGIPDERLEEVSHHYRANGGISPINQQNRELKAALEAELAARGIAMPVLWGNRNWDPYIPQTLQDAYDAGHRKLLMVTTSAYSCYSSCRQYREDIGMALTETGLDGRLEVDKVRQYFDHPGFVEPFIEGTAAGIADVRAQLAAAGNPDAPVHVLFATHSIPTRDAEAAGRSADEPRQFAEDSAYVAQHLATGGEVMRRVEAESGLAAPWSLVYQSRSGAPHVPWLEPDINDAIADLSKQGVKGIVIVPLGFVSDHMEVVWDLDTEALETCRELGLAATRVPTPGTHRRFVEGLVDLICERTVANNIRDRPAATDLGPWYDVCRPGCCANFRGEKPTIAGADTTVGAGHDAYPAGGEDAR; this comes from the coding sequence ATGAGTCCGCTGAATCCGCAGGACCCTGCGGCGGTGAACCCCGTGACCGAGGCAGGCAGGATGGCCCCCAAGGAGTACGACGCCGTGCTGCTCGCCTCCTTCGGCGGTCCCGAGGGCCAGGAAGACGTCATCCCGTTCCTCCGCAACGTCACACGCGGCCGCGGCATCCCCGACGAACGGCTTGAAGAGGTCTCGCACCATTACCGCGCCAACGGCGGCATCAGCCCGATCAACCAGCAGAACCGGGAGCTCAAGGCGGCCCTTGAGGCCGAGCTCGCTGCGCGGGGCATAGCGATGCCGGTGCTGTGGGGCAACCGGAACTGGGATCCCTACATCCCGCAGACTCTCCAGGACGCTTACGACGCCGGGCACCGCAAGCTGCTCATGGTCACCACGAGCGCCTACTCCTGCTACTCCAGCTGCCGCCAGTACCGCGAGGACATCGGCATGGCGCTCACCGAAACGGGCCTGGACGGCAGGTTGGAAGTGGACAAGGTCCGCCAGTACTTCGACCACCCGGGCTTCGTGGAACCCTTCATCGAAGGCACCGCGGCGGGAATAGCCGACGTCCGTGCGCAGCTGGCTGCCGCCGGAAACCCGGATGCGCCCGTGCACGTCCTGTTCGCAACGCACTCCATTCCCACCCGCGACGCCGAGGCGGCCGGACGGTCGGCCGACGAGCCCCGCCAGTTCGCCGAGGACTCCGCGTACGTGGCCCAGCACCTGGCCACCGGCGGAGAGGTCATGCGGCGGGTGGAAGCCGAATCCGGACTCGCGGCTCCCTGGTCCCTCGTGTACCAGTCACGGTCCGGCGCCCCCCACGTGCCTTGGCTTGAACCGGACATCAATGACGCCATCGCGGACCTGTCCAAGCAGGGCGTCAAGGGCATCGTGATTGTGCCCCTCGGCTTCGTCAGCGACCACATGGAAGTGGTCTGGGATCTTGACACCGAAGCGCTGGAGACGTGCCGCGAACTGGGACTGGCCGCAACCCGCGTGCCGACGCCCGGAACACACCGCCGCTTCGTTGAAGGGCTCGTGGACCTGATCTGCGAACGCACGGTCGCCAACAACATCCGTGACCGCCCGGCGGCCACCGACCTGGGCCCCTGGTACGACGTCTGCCGTCCCGGCTGCTGCGCCAATTTCCGGGGCGAGAAGCCCACGATTGCCGGCGCGGACACCACGGTGGGCGCCGGTCACGACGCCTACCCGGCAGGGGGAGAGGACGCCCGATGA
- a CDS encoding uroporphyrinogen-III synthase has translation MGQVNRQGPEGNPAGLPGARRPLEGARILITRNPDRAETLAAELRLAGAEPLLLPLTDVERARDQDALDDAFDALGAGRFAWLVVSSATTVLALAETAAARTVALSGWIPQSTRVAAVGPATLDALQSAGITVHFVPKQGHSAAGLAAEWPGGPCDVLLPQADIAAPALARGLEAKGARVRTVVAYHTVDYPAARDRRLASSAMNTGAGSGSLPVLTPDAAKGAVASGGVAAVVSLIHI, from the coding sequence ATGGGACAGGTGAACCGGCAGGGTCCGGAAGGCAACCCCGCCGGACTTCCAGGCGCGCGGCGCCCGCTCGAGGGGGCCCGCATCCTCATCACGCGGAACCCGGACCGCGCGGAAACGCTCGCGGCGGAACTCCGGCTGGCCGGAGCCGAACCGCTCCTGCTGCCGCTCACCGATGTCGAACGTGCCAGGGACCAAGACGCCCTCGATGACGCTTTCGACGCCTTGGGTGCAGGGCGTTTCGCGTGGCTCGTGGTCAGCAGCGCCACCACCGTCCTGGCGCTTGCAGAGACAGCCGCGGCGCGGACTGTGGCCCTCAGCGGGTGGATTCCGCAGTCAACCCGCGTGGCAGCAGTGGGGCCGGCGACCCTGGACGCCCTGCAGTCCGCCGGGATCACCGTGCATTTTGTCCCCAAGCAGGGGCACTCGGCCGCCGGGCTGGCGGCCGAGTGGCCGGGCGGACCCTGTGACGTCCTGCTGCCGCAGGCTGACATCGCGGCTCCCGCCCTGGCACGGGGGCTCGAGGCGAAGGGCGCCCGGGTCCGGACCGTGGTGGCCTATCACACGGTGGACTATCCGGCCGCGCGGGACCGCCGCCTCGCGTCGTCCGCCATGAACACCGGTGCCGGGAGCGGCAGCTTGCCGGTGCTCACACCCGACGCCGCCAAAGGAGCGGTAGCGTCCGGCGGCGTGGCCGCCGTCGTGTCTCTTATACACATCTAG
- the hemB gene encoding porphobilinogen synthase gives MSFPQHRPRRLRTTPAMRRLTAENRLAPAELILPAFIREGLTEPNPIASMPGVVQHTTETLKRAAAEAVELGVGGIMLFGIPAVRDAEGTASLDPDGVLNKAIRDVRAEVGDELVVMSDVCLDEFTDHGHCGVLDSDGYVDNDATLDIYARMAVAQADAGAHVLGPSGMMDGQIGVIRDALEDAGHVNTAVIAYAAKYASAFYGPFREAVDSQLKGDRRTYQMDAANRREAIQEVELDLAEGADMVMVKPAMSYLDVLADVADMSPVPVAAYQISGEYAMIEAAAANGWIDRRAAITESVLGIRRAGANMVLTYWASELAGWLKES, from the coding sequence ATGAGTTTTCCGCAGCACCGCCCACGGCGGCTCCGCACCACCCCCGCTATGCGCAGGCTCACTGCCGAGAACAGGCTCGCTCCCGCGGAGCTGATCCTGCCCGCGTTCATCCGGGAAGGCCTGACGGAACCAAACCCGATCGCCTCCATGCCGGGCGTGGTCCAGCACACCACGGAGACGCTCAAGCGGGCCGCCGCGGAAGCCGTGGAACTCGGCGTCGGCGGCATCATGCTGTTCGGCATACCGGCCGTCCGGGACGCCGAGGGAACGGCATCTCTGGACCCCGACGGCGTGCTGAACAAGGCCATCCGCGATGTCCGGGCCGAGGTCGGCGACGAACTCGTGGTGATGAGCGACGTTTGCCTGGACGAGTTCACGGACCACGGACACTGCGGCGTCCTGGACAGCGACGGCTATGTGGACAACGACGCCACCCTGGACATCTACGCAAGGATGGCGGTGGCACAGGCCGACGCCGGCGCGCACGTGCTGGGACCCTCCGGAATGATGGACGGCCAGATCGGCGTCATCCGCGACGCGCTCGAGGACGCCGGCCACGTCAACACCGCGGTCATCGCGTACGCCGCCAAGTACGCCTCCGCGTTCTACGGCCCGTTCCGGGAAGCCGTCGATTCGCAGCTGAAGGGGGACCGCCGGACCTACCAGATGGACGCCGCCAACCGGCGGGAAGCCATCCAGGAAGTGGAGCTGGATCTCGCCGAAGGGGCGGACATGGTGATGGTCAAGCCGGCCATGAGCTACCTCGACGTCCTGGCCGACGTCGCCGACATGAGCCCCGTCCCGGTGGCCGCCTACCAGATCTCCGGTGAGTACGCCATGATCGAGGCTGCGGCCGCCAACGGCTGGATCGACCGCCGTGCAGCCATCACCGAATCGGTCCTGGGCATCCGCCGCGCCGGAGCCAATATGGTCCTCACATACTGGGCGAGTGAGCTCGCCGGCTGGCTGAAGGAGTCCTGA